A stretch of Chaetodon auriga isolate fChaAug3 chromosome 21, fChaAug3.hap1, whole genome shotgun sequence DNA encodes these proteins:
- the uba5 gene encoding ubiquitin-like modifier-activating enzyme 5 isoform X2, with protein sequence MNRLFFQPHQAGLSKVEAAEHTLRNINPDVSFETHNYNITTLENFTHFMERISHGGLEEGKPVDLVLSCVDNFEARMAINTACNELGQIWMESGVSENAVSGHIQLIIPGETACFACAPPLVVAANIDEKTLKREGVCAASLPTTMGVVAGILVQNVLKYLLKFGTVSYYLGYNAMQDFFPSMAMKANPQCNDSYCRIQQEEYKKKEAERPKVEVVQEEEEVVHEDNEWGIELVSEVTDAELQAASGVVPDLPEGITVAYTIPAENAASGETVEETEQSLEDLMAQMRKL encoded by the exons ATGAACAGACTGTTCTTCCAGCCTCACCAGGCGGGCCTCAGCAAAGTGgaagcagcagaacacacactcag GAACATCAACCCAGATGTGTCATTTGAGACCCACAACTACAACATCACCACACTGGaaaatttcacacattttatgGAGCGCATCAG TCACGGAGGGCTAGAAGAAGGGAAGCCGGTGGATCTGGTCCTGAGCTGTGTGGACAACTTTGAGGCCAGAATGGCCATCAATACa GCCTGTAATGAACTAGGTCAGATCTGGATGGAGTCTGGTGTCAGCGAGAACGCCGTGTCAGGACACATCCAGCTCATCATTCCTGGAGAGACGGCGTGCTTCGct TGTGCTCCTCCTCTGGTGGTGGCAGCTAACATCGACGAGAAGACCCTGAAAAGAGAAGGGGTGTGTGCTGCCAGCTTACCAACAACAATGGGTGTGGTGGCAGGCATCCTGGTGCAAAATGTCCTCAA GTATCTGTTAAAGTTTGGCACCGTCAGTTATTATCTTGGCTACAACGCCATGCAGGACTTCTTCCCCAGCATGGCCATGAAAGCCAACCCCCAGTGTAACGACAGCTACTGCAGGATACAACAGGAGGAGTACAAG aagaaagaggcagagcgGCCAAAGGTTGAAGTTgttcaggaagaggaggaggtcgTACACGAGGACAATGAGTGGG GTATTGAACTAGTATCAGAGGTGACTGACGCAGAGTTACAAGCTGCATCAGGCGTTGTGCCCGACCTCCCAGAAGGCATCACTGTGGCGTACACCATTCCAGCTGAG AACGCAGCAAGTGGCGAGACAGTGGAGGAGACGGAGCAGAGTCTAGAGGACTTGATGGCACAGATGAGAAAGTTGTAG
- the uba5 gene encoding ubiquitin-like modifier-activating enzyme 5 isoform X1, which produces MATVEELKLRVRELENELIKCKQRQCAAEDAESEGLHRPKIDKMSAEVVDTNPYSRLMALKRMGIVDDYEKIRTFTVAVVGVGGVGSVTAEMLTRCGIGKLLLFDYDKVELANMNRLFFQPHQAGLSKVEAAEHTLRNINPDVSFETHNYNITTLENFTHFMERISHGGLEEGKPVDLVLSCVDNFEARMAINTACNELGQIWMESGVSENAVSGHIQLIIPGETACFACAPPLVVAANIDEKTLKREGVCAASLPTTMGVVAGILVQNVLKYLLKFGTVSYYLGYNAMQDFFPSMAMKANPQCNDSYCRIQQEEYKKKEAERPKVEVVQEEEEVVHEDNEWGIELVSEVTDAELQAASGVVPDLPEGITVAYTIPAENAASGETVEETEQSLEDLMAQMRKL; this is translated from the exons ATGGCGACAGTAGAGGAGCTGAAGCTGCGCGTGAGAgagctggaaaatgaattgATAAAGTGTAAGCAGAGGCAGTGTGCCGCGGAGGATGCTGAAAGCGAGGGACTTCACAGACCCAAGATTGACAAAATGAGCGCCGAAGTTGTGGATACCAACCCATACAG TCGTCTAATGGCTTTAAAGCGAATGGGCATCGTGGATGATTATGAG AAAATCCGGACGTTCACAGTGGCTGTGGTTGGTGTAGGTGGAGTTGGCAGCGTGACAGCTGAAATGCTCACTAGATGTGGCATTGGTAAG TTGCTCCTCTTTGACTACGATAAAGTAGAGCTGGCCAATATGAACAGACTGTTCTTCCAGCCTCACCAGGCGGGCCTCAGCAAAGTGgaagcagcagaacacacactcag GAACATCAACCCAGATGTGTCATTTGAGACCCACAACTACAACATCACCACACTGGaaaatttcacacattttatgGAGCGCATCAG TCACGGAGGGCTAGAAGAAGGGAAGCCGGTGGATCTGGTCCTGAGCTGTGTGGACAACTTTGAGGCCAGAATGGCCATCAATACa GCCTGTAATGAACTAGGTCAGATCTGGATGGAGTCTGGTGTCAGCGAGAACGCCGTGTCAGGACACATCCAGCTCATCATTCCTGGAGAGACGGCGTGCTTCGct TGTGCTCCTCCTCTGGTGGTGGCAGCTAACATCGACGAGAAGACCCTGAAAAGAGAAGGGGTGTGTGCTGCCAGCTTACCAACAACAATGGGTGTGGTGGCAGGCATCCTGGTGCAAAATGTCCTCAA GTATCTGTTAAAGTTTGGCACCGTCAGTTATTATCTTGGCTACAACGCCATGCAGGACTTCTTCCCCAGCATGGCCATGAAAGCCAACCCCCAGTGTAACGACAGCTACTGCAGGATACAACAGGAGGAGTACAAG aagaaagaggcagagcgGCCAAAGGTTGAAGTTgttcaggaagaggaggaggtcgTACACGAGGACAATGAGTGGG GTATTGAACTAGTATCAGAGGTGACTGACGCAGAGTTACAAGCTGCATCAGGCGTTGTGCCCGACCTCCCAGAAGGCATCACTGTGGCGTACACCATTCCAGCTGAG AACGCAGCAAGTGGCGAGACAGTGGAGGAGACGGAGCAGAGTCTAGAGGACTTGATGGCACAGATGAGAAAGTTGTAG
- the ackr4b gene encoding atypical chemokine receptor 4b: MEDFYYDDEDSGLNDTYDYSYEHSVCDKEEVRSFAAVFLPVIYALALLVGLAGNALVVVVYTSKVRLRTLTDVCILNLAISDLLLLFTLPFWAADAVHGWRLGSAACKLTSFLYSTNFSCGMLLLACISVDRYRAVSHNPTGRTGTGLRMRRQWLLVCVVLWAVASFLGLPELVFSTVKHSHHRMACTAIYPPSMARPAKAALELLEVTLRFLLPFLVMVVCYSCIGRALSRAAGVRRDRKWRALRVLLAVVAVFLLTQLPYNVVKLCRAMDIIYILVTDCDVSKSLDRALQITEGLALTHACINPVLYAFIGSSFRGHVLKAAKQLGQRLGRHPRHVNEEPAVEIALNMRTQTQSQSGSEDQDTSTFTI; encoded by the coding sequence ATGGAAGATTTCTATTATGACGATGAGGACTCCGGCTTAAATGACACCTATGATTACAGTTACGAGCACAGCGTTTGTGACAAGGAGGAGGTGCGCTCTTTTGCCGCCGTCTTCCTCCCGGTCATCTACGCCCTGGCTCTTTTGGTGGGCCTTGCTGGGAATgccctggtggtggtggtctacACATCAAAGGTGCGACTACGAACCCTGACCGACGTGTGCATCCTTAACCTTGCCATTTCAgacctgctgcttctcttcacTCTGCCTTTCTGGGCGGCTGATGCCGTCCACGGCTGGAGGTTGGGTTCGGCTGCCTGCAAGCTCACCTCCTTCCTCTACAGTACCAACTTCAGCTGTggcatgctgctgctggcgtGTATCAGCGTGGATCGCTACCGTGCTGTGTCCCACAATCCAACAGGCAGGACGGGGACAGGTCTGCGCATGAGGAGGCAGTGGCtcctggtgtgtgtggtgttgtggGCCGTGGCTAGCTTTCTTGGCCTTCCCGAACTTGTCTTCTCCACAGTGAAGCACTCCCACCACAGGATGGCCTGTACAGCCATCTACCCCCCCAGCATGGCCCGGCCAGCAAAGGCTgccctggagctgctggaggtgacCCTTAGATTCTTGCTACCCTTCTTGGTCATGGTAGTGTGCTACAGCTGCATAGGGCGGGCGCTGAGCCGGGCAGCCGGGGTGCGGAGAGACCGGAAGTGGCGTGCCTTGCGGGTCCTGCTGGCTGTGGTGGCGGTGTTCCTACTCACCCAGCTGCCCTACAACGTGGTCAAGCTGTGCCGAGCGATGGACATCATCTACATCCTCGTGACCGACTGTGACGTCAGCAAGAGCCTGGATCGTGCTCTCCAAATCACGGAGGGCCTGGCGCTGACCCACGCCTGCATTAACCCCGTCCTCTATGCCTTCATCGGGTCCTCCTTCAGGGGACACGTCCTCAAGGCTGCCAAGCAACTTGGGCAGCGACTTGGGAGACACCCGAGACACGTCAACGAGGAGCCGGCGGTGGAGATTGCGCTCAACATGCGCACTCAAACGCAATCCCAGTCTGGTTCAGAAGACCAAGACACCAGCACCTTCACCATTTAA